In one Pseudomonas sp. Bout1 genomic region, the following are encoded:
- a CDS encoding alpha/beta hydrolase produces MFAGFQKDQRHVNGVDISYRKGGAGPGLLLLHGHPQTHVIWHKVAEQLAEHFTVVAADLRGYGDSSKPDANDHHTHYSKREMARDGVELMKTLGFEEFSVLAHDRGARVAHRLALDHPRAVQRMVLLDIAPTLAMYAQTDEAFARAYWHWFFLIRPAPLPESLIEGNPELYLRSVMGSRSAGLKPFTDEAFAEYLRCLKLPGTATGICEDYRAAAGIDLEHDQADIDKGNHLNLPLLVMWGAEGTVGRCFDPLKEWQKVATDVRGKALPAGHYIAEEVPEILLAEVLAFLR; encoded by the coding sequence ATGTTCGCCGGATTCCAAAAAGACCAGCGCCACGTCAACGGCGTGGACATCAGCTACCGCAAAGGTGGCGCAGGTCCCGGCCTGCTCCTGCTGCACGGGCACCCGCAGACCCACGTCATATGGCACAAAGTCGCCGAGCAATTGGCCGAACACTTCACTGTGGTCGCCGCCGACCTGCGCGGTTACGGCGACAGCAGCAAGCCCGACGCCAATGACCATCACACCCACTATTCAAAACGCGAAATGGCCCGCGACGGCGTCGAGCTGATGAAGACCCTGGGCTTTGAGGAGTTCTCGGTGCTGGCCCACGACCGCGGTGCCCGCGTCGCCCATCGCCTGGCGCTGGATCACCCAAGGGCTGTGCAGCGCATGGTGTTGCTGGACATCGCACCGACCCTTGCAATGTACGCCCAGACCGACGAAGCCTTCGCCCGCGCCTACTGGCACTGGTTCTTCTTGATCCGCCCGGCGCCGCTGCCCGAGAGCCTGATCGAAGGCAACCCGGAACTCTACCTGCGCAGCGTCATGGGCAGCCGCAGTGCAGGGCTCAAGCCATTCACCGATGAAGCCTTTGCCGAATACCTGCGTTGCCTGAAACTGCCGGGCACTGCCACCGGCATCTGCGAAGACTACCGCGCTGCCGCCGGTATTGACCTTGAACACGACCAGGCCGATATCGACAAAGGCAACCACCTGAACCTGCCGTTGCTGGTGATGTGGGGCGCCGAAGGTACCGTCGGCCGCTGCTTCGACCCCCTCAAGGAGTGGCAAAAAGTCGCGACCGACGTACGTGGCAAGGCCCTGCCGGCCGGCCACTACATCGCCGAAGAGGTTCCAGAAATCCTGCTTGCCGAAGTCCTGGCCTTCCTTCGCTGA
- the dctA gene encoding C4-dicarboxylate transporter DctA, protein MTIRKLLGTLYVQVIIAIVLGVLIGNHWPQVGIDLKPLGDGFIKLIKMIIGPIIFCTVVSGITSMHDVKQVGRVGGKALLYFEIVSSIALVIGILAAHLLHPGVGFNIDVKTLDTSAIAGFVGQAEHGEGVIGFLMHVIPTTFFDAFSKGEILPVLFVSVLFGLGLVMIGEKGRPLVGVINQASEVFFRIVGMISRVAPIGAFGAIAFTIGKYGLGSLLPLLKLVGTFYVTAFFFVAVVLGSIARYAGFSIFKLLTYIKAELLIVLGTSSSESALPQLIQKLESLGASKGVVGIVVPTGYTFNLDGTNIYMTLAVLFLAQATNIDLTLEQQLTLLAVAMLTSKGAGAVVGAGFVALAASLAVVPTVPVAAMVLILGVDRFMAECRSLTNIIGNAVAALVVAAWEGELDREKMAPIALKHGRHARAAAQAKIAAE, encoded by the coding sequence ATGACAATCAGAAAACTGCTGGGAACCCTGTATGTGCAGGTGATCATCGCCATTGTGCTGGGCGTGTTGATCGGCAACCACTGGCCCCAGGTGGGCATCGACCTCAAGCCCTTGGGCGACGGTTTTATCAAGCTGATCAAGATGATCATCGGCCCGATCATCTTCTGCACCGTGGTCTCCGGTATCACCAGCATGCACGACGTGAAACAGGTAGGCCGCGTGGGCGGCAAGGCGCTGCTGTATTTCGAGATCGTCTCCAGCATTGCCCTGGTAATCGGGATCCTCGCCGCCCACCTGTTGCATCCGGGCGTGGGCTTCAACATCGATGTGAAGACCCTCGACACCTCGGCCATCGCCGGTTTTGTCGGCCAGGCCGAACACGGCGAAGGCGTCATCGGCTTCCTGATGCACGTGATCCCCACCACCTTTTTTGACGCCTTCTCCAAGGGCGAAATCCTGCCGGTGCTGTTTGTGTCGGTGCTGTTTGGCCTCGGGCTGGTGATGATCGGCGAGAAGGGCCGGCCTTTGGTAGGCGTGATCAACCAGGCCAGCGAAGTGTTCTTCCGCATCGTCGGGATGATCAGCCGCGTCGCGCCGATCGGTGCCTTTGGGGCAATTGCCTTCACCATCGGCAAGTACGGCCTGGGTTCGCTGCTGCCGCTGCTGAAACTGGTGGGCACGTTCTACGTCACCGCGTTTTTTTTCGTGGCCGTGGTGCTGGGCAGCATCGCCAGGTATGCCGGTTTCAGCATCTTCAAGCTGCTGACTTACATCAAGGCCGAACTGTTGATCGTGTTGGGCACCAGCTCATCTGAATCGGCCCTGCCGCAACTGATCCAAAAGCTCGAAAGCCTCGGCGCCTCCAAAGGCGTGGTGGGTATCGTGGTGCCGACCGGCTACACCTTCAACCTGGACGGTACCAACATCTACATGACGCTGGCGGTGCTGTTCCTGGCCCAGGCGACCAACATCGACCTGACCCTGGAGCAACAACTGACCCTGCTGGCGGTGGCGATGCTCACCTCCAAAGGCGCCGGTGCGGTGGTGGGCGCAGGCTTCGTCGCGCTGGCCGCAAGCCTGGCGGTAGTGCCCACGGTGCCGGTGGCCGCGATGGTGTTGATCCTGGGTGTGGATCGCTTCATGGCCGAGTGCCGTTCGTTGACCAATATCATCGGCAATGCCGTGGCCGCGCTGGTGGTGGCCGCCTGGGAGGGTGAACTGGACCGCGAGAAGATGGCGCCTATTGCCCTCAAGCATGGCCGCCATGCGCGGGCTGCTGCACAGGCGAAGATCGCCGCCGAGTAA
- a CDS encoding LysR substrate-binding domain-containing protein: MTNKKDTVPLPEDLRVFLTVIRKAGFAAAADELGLSPAYVSKRIQILETTLATRLLHRTSRRIALTEDGERVQRWAVRILEDFQQLSDELSDAHDSPRGHLHLCSSFGFGRNHVAPALSLLAEQYPDLEIRLDLFDRVVDIVSEGFDLEIRVGDDIPGQHIGRRLVSNRRVLCRGTPLHLSDLEQHDCLVLKERDNAFGIWHMERDGVQDSVRVRGPLSSNNGEIVLQWALDGRGVLLRSMWDVKPLLEQGKLVQVLHHYTQSANVWAVYPTRLAYSGKLRACVEFLQEHFKGLSI, encoded by the coding sequence ATGACTAACAAGAAAGATACCGTGCCCCTACCTGAAGACCTGCGGGTATTCCTGACCGTGATCCGCAAGGCTGGCTTTGCTGCGGCTGCCGATGAGCTTGGGTTGTCCCCGGCCTACGTCAGCAAGCGTATCCAGATTCTGGAAACCACCCTCGCCACCCGCCTGCTGCACCGCACCAGCCGGCGTATCGCCCTGACCGAAGACGGTGAGCGGGTGCAGCGCTGGGCCGTGCGTATTCTCGAAGACTTCCAGCAGCTGTCCGACGAATTGTCCGACGCCCATGACAGCCCCCGTGGCCATCTGCACCTGTGCAGCAGCTTCGGATTTGGCCGTAACCATGTCGCGCCGGCCTTGTCGTTGTTGGCCGAACAATACCCGGACCTGGAGATTCGCCTGGACCTGTTCGACCGGGTAGTGGATATCGTCAGCGAAGGCTTTGACCTGGAAATCCGCGTGGGCGACGACATCCCCGGGCAACACATTGGCCGTCGGCTGGTGAGTAACCGCCGGGTGCTGTGCCGTGGCACGCCGCTGCACTTGAGCGACCTGGAACAGCACGACTGCCTGGTGCTCAAGGAGCGCGATAACGCCTTTGGCATTTGGCACATGGAGCGCGATGGCGTGCAAGACAGCGTGCGCGTGCGCGGGCCGCTGTCCTCCAACAATGGTGAGATTGTCTTGCAATGGGCGCTTGATGGCCGTGGGGTGTTGCTGCGTTCGATGTGGGATGTGAAGCCGCTGCTGGAGCAAGGGAAACTGGTGCAAGTGCTGCACCATTACACCCAGAGCGCCAACGTGTGGGCGGTTTACCCGACGCGACTGGCTTACTCCGGGAAGTTGCGGGCGTGTGTGGAGTTTTTGCAGGAACATTTTAAGGGGCTGTCGATTTGA